The DNA window TATGTGGGGAAGAAGCAATCCTACTTTACGATTTGTAAATGATCCTTCCAGTCCTAACTCAACGTATAATGCAATTTCCTACTCCACTGGAAAGATTTATTACGGGTATGCCATCTATTATGATGCAAAAGCAAAAGGAGGAGATATTGTAAACGCCATGATTCTTGCTCATGAATATGGACACCAGTTGCAATACATCTTCGGCCTTCCATCCGTAAATGAGAATACAGCAAGACCAAACGAATTGGAAGCCGACGGTTTCGCAGGGTATTATTTAAGAAGACCTAATGGTTACAATAAAACTGATTTCTCTGAAATTGCTGCAGCGTATGAATTTGCACAAAGTATCGGAGATTATCAAACTACAAGTCCAGGGCACCACGGAACACCTGCACAAAGAAGATCAGCTGTTCGTTTAGGCTTCCTGCTTGGACAGTACGATCTTAATGCCTCTAATTTTGATTATAATTTCTTCTATTATTATCAGGGGGTATTAAATGGGACTTATAAAATGGCTCAGAATAAAGTTAACCCGGAAATTGATGCTTACATGAGCAAATATATTGATGAGTTAAGAAAAATTCAATCCGGAGAAATCTCTGCAGAAGAATTTAAAAATCTTAAATAAAGAATACACATTCATTTTTAGCATATTTAAGAAAGGGGCGGACTTTGGTCTTGCCTCTTTTTTATTGAATTATATTGACATTAACAACTGACTGCTAATCATTTACTATGCAATAAATAGTTTTTGTTTATAAAAAATTCAACAGTGTGTGATTTTTTTATAAATTCGATGTACTAAAAAAAACAATATGAAAAAAATCTTAAATCCCTGCTTTCTAGCAGGCATTATCGCTGTATTCTCATTAACAGCATGTAGAGATGACAAAATGGAAGAAACAACTCCTGATCAAGTCCAGACAGCCAACGCAAAACCAGAACAACCGAACCCATCCGAAAAAAGCTGTTCATATGTAGATTCTAATTGGTCATGGTCAGCAGTTTTAATAAATACTCTTCCAACCACAACTGACACTAACTTTATGAATTCCCAAATGGTAAATATTGCCAAAATGTGGGGAAAAAGTACACCGACATTACTCTTTGTAAATGATCCGGTAAGCCCCGGCTCGACTTATAATGCGGCATCATATAAAACCGGATATAGAATATATTATGGGTACGCCATCTATAATGACGCAAAAGCAAAAGGTGGAGATATTGTAAACGCCATGATTCTTGCTCATGAATATGGGCATCAACTACAATATGCTTACAACCTACCTACAGTGAAGGAAAACACCGGAAGATCTATTGACTTGGAAGCAGACGGTTTCGCTGGATATTATTTAAGAAGACCTAATGGTTACAACAAAACAGATTTCTCTCAGATTGCTGCTGCGTATGAATTTGCGCAAAGCATCGGAGATTATCAAACTACAAATCCAGGGCACCATGGAACACCTGCCCAAAGAAGATCAGCTGTTCGTTTAGGATTCCTTATAGGACAATACGATGTAACAGCGAAGGATTTTGACACTACCTTCTTTGCCTATTACAATGGTGTTTTGGATGGCTCACTTAAAATGGTTGACAATACAATAAGACCGGAAATTAAGGCTTATTTAGATCAATACGTTGACGAATTGAAAAAAATTCAATCCGGAGAAATCTCTGCTGAAGAATTTAAAAATCTTAAATAAAAATACACATTCATTTTTAGCATATTCAAGAAAGGGGCGGACTTTGGTCTTGCCCTTTTTTGTTTTGAAAAATAGCGGAAGTTTATTTACTTTTGAACCATATCCCAGCATCATGAACAGAGACCTTTATATTGATTTCGCCAAAGGACTGCCAACACTCTCTATCATCTTCATTCACACCGCCTTCTGGTCAGGGCAGTTTTATATCCCTGCAGAGGTGCGAGTATTTTCATTGGTCTTTGATGTTGCTCTTTTTTATGCTTTAAGTGGTATTACTTCAGGATCTAACATTGAAAAAACTTTTTACAGGTTATTAAAATTGCAGATCACTTACATGATTTTCGTGACCTTTTTATTCTTTTTAGATTATTTCTTCAAGATATTTGGGCTCACTTTCTTTTCTATGGAATGGCTTCAGAACTTTTATTCAACTTTTGGGTCAAAATATTCAACCACCAGTATTTCAACGGTTCCTCAATGGCAGAATCTTGGTAATTGGTACCTGCATCAATATACCAATGCAGATACTTTTCCGGTGGTCATGGGAAGTTTTTGGTATCTGAAGGTTTACTTTATTCTTACTTTGTTCGGAGTACTGATTTTAAAATTTTTCCCAAAACATATCAATTGGTTTATCGGGCTTTGTATTGGCCTGACTTTACTTTTTAATATTTTCCCGGAATATTATCCTGCAGGCCAGGTGGGTTATGTAGCATTTTACCTCGCCATATTTCTGGTAGGAAACAAAATGCGGGGTA is part of the Chryseobacterium lactis genome and encodes:
- a CDS encoding neutral zinc metallopeptidase, coding for MKKNFNLCFLAGAITVSTLTACSDDQMNESVQPQQESLSAKIDQPGDLEKVCYYVDNNWSSSSVLMTGLQNSADTNFMNAQMTKIASMWGRSNPTLRFVNDPSSPNSTYNAISYSTGKIYYGYAIYYDAKAKGGDIVNAMILAHEYGHQLQYIFGLPSVNENTARPNELEADGFAGYYLRRPNGYNKTDFSEIAAAYEFAQSIGDYQTTSPGHHGTPAQRRSAVRLGFLLGQYDLNASNFDYNFFYYYQGVLNGTYKMAQNKVNPEIDAYMSKYIDELRKIQSGEISAEEFKNLK
- a CDS encoding neutral zinc metallopeptidase, with amino-acid sequence MKKILNPCFLAGIIAVFSLTACRDDKMEETTPDQVQTANAKPEQPNPSEKSCSYVDSNWSWSAVLINTLPTTTDTNFMNSQMVNIAKMWGKSTPTLLFVNDPVSPGSTYNAASYKTGYRIYYGYAIYNDAKAKGGDIVNAMILAHEYGHQLQYAYNLPTVKENTGRSIDLEADGFAGYYLRRPNGYNKTDFSQIAAAYEFAQSIGDYQTTNPGHHGTPAQRRSAVRLGFLIGQYDVTAKDFDTTFFAYYNGVLDGSLKMVDNTIRPEIKAYLDQYVDELKKIQSGEISAEEFKNLK
- a CDS encoding acyltransferase family protein, with the protein product MNRDLYIDFAKGLPTLSIIFIHTAFWSGQFYIPAEVRVFSLVFDVALFYALSGITSGSNIEKTFYRLLKLQITYMIFVTFLFFLDYFFKIFGLTFFSMEWLQNFYSTFGSKYSTTSISTVPQWQNLGNWYLHQYTNADTFPVVMGSFWYLKVYFILTLFGVLILKFFPKHINWFIGLCIGLTLLFNIFPEYYPAGQVGYVAFYLAIFLVGNKMRGKKIPHSIIPVLYAAVAGALIWMFWYYGNDIFYKINKNKFPPKIPYIIWAQFSLVTLFVLYNRLKITKENFVTYIGKNAIFFYFAQGISSSLVYFLVVPLKENMSWWALMIIIYIINIMLAFVISTGLKKVDTLGWRILEFLRRKTAS